One Gemmatimonadaceae bacterium DNA window includes the following coding sequences:
- a CDS encoding DUF4412 domain-containing protein — protein MVQLARIAAGTLAGVALLSAAKPAPRPAKPVTPSPVAAPRATGLTFKYRVSSTASDKKQREAKSFFATVRIAEGNVRMDYLEGTTPMGKKGGYVIVKGDPAQFIMVDPNEKQAMIMSAELMGSGLGAMANNPMLKISYSDQSFRFQDLGAGEVILGYKTRKVRTFYTSTVETKVLMMNNKVTTTDTSDQWIASGIKMDPGSLEKWSKSFASGVKSTNPELAAQMAKYQNEYGKTGMALKTVTYSTAVDKKGKATIDTLTMEVTELSNGAIDMSIYEVPADYKVTDLQQVVNGVKAQADSAAKADEEKDGKKDEKKKEEKPSAKDALKQGLGGMFKKKPPM, from the coding sequence ATGGTTCAGCTCGCTCGCATAGCCGCCGGCACCCTCGCCGGCGTGGCGCTCCTCAGCGCGGCCAAGCCGGCGCCGCGCCCGGCCAAGCCCGTCACGCCTTCCCCCGTCGCCGCCCCGCGCGCGACGGGCCTCACCTTCAAGTATCGCGTCTCTTCCACGGCGTCGGACAAGAAGCAGCGAGAAGCCAAGAGCTTCTTTGCCACCGTCCGCATTGCGGAGGGGAATGTCCGCATGGACTACCTCGAAGGGACGACGCCCATGGGCAAGAAGGGCGGGTACGTCATCGTGAAGGGCGATCCGGCGCAGTTCATCATGGTGGACCCGAACGAGAAGCAGGCCATGATCATGAGCGCCGAGCTCATGGGCAGCGGCTTGGGCGCGATGGCCAACAACCCGATGCTCAAGATCTCGTACTCCGATCAGTCGTTCCGCTTCCAGGATCTGGGCGCGGGCGAAGTGATCCTCGGCTACAAGACCCGCAAGGTGCGCACCTTCTACACCAGCACGGTGGAGACCAAGGTGCTCATGATGAACAACAAGGTCACCACCACCGACACCAGCGATCAGTGGATCGCGAGCGGCATCAAGATGGATCCCGGGTCGCTCGAGAAGTGGTCGAAGAGCTTTGCCAGTGGCGTGAAGAGCACCAATCCCGAACTCGCAGCGCAGATGGCCAAGTACCAGAACGAGTACGGCAAGACGGGCATGGCGCTCAAGACGGTCACCTACAGCACCGCCGTGGACAAGAAGGGCAAGGCGACGATCGATACGCTCACGATGGAAGTGACCGAGCTGTCGAATGGTGCCATCGACATGAGCATTTATGAAGTCCCGGCCGACTACAAGGTCACCGATCTCCAGCAGGTGGTGAACGGCGTCAAGGCGCAGGCTGATAGTGCCGCCAAAGCCGACGAGGAGAAGGACGGCAAGAAGGACGAGAAGAAGAAGGAAGAGAAGCCCAGCGCGAAGGATGCGCTCAAGCAAGGACTGGGCGGCATGTTCAAAAAGAAGCCCCCGATGTGA